CCAGATCGAGAACGAGGGCGCGAAGTCGTAGCCGTCGACTGTGAGGTTCGCTCCGTCCCGGACGCCGATCTCGTCGATCTCGCTGAACAGCTCGTCGGCGGCGTACCGGGCAAAGACGTCGGACAGGCCGGGTTCGACACCGATTCCGCACAGCGCCAGCCGGCCGGCCGCGGACCAGTCGTCGGACCGCGCGAACTGCGCGTCGCCGAGCAGCACCCCGGTCTCGGCGTACGGGCGGGACGGGTGCGGCTGGGACAGCGACATCGCCATGTCCAGGTAGTCCGCGCCGGCCGCGAACGCACCGTCGAAGATCGGCATGACGAAGCGTGGGTCGACGGCATTGAGCACGTGGGTGATCCGGTGCTCCCGGCAGAGCGCGGCGACCCCGTCGGCCGAGGACGCGTCCACCTGGGCGGCGACGAAGCGGTCCCCGTGCCCGGCGACGGCGCGCTCGGCGCGCGCGGGGTCGTGGTCGGCGACCACCATCGTGTCGAAGAAGGACCGTCGGGCGGCGATGGCTACGGCGGCGGAGCCGACGCCACCGGCGCCGACGAGCAGGACACGCATCAGGAATCAAACCCCAAACCGAGACGATCGAGAGTACGGAGCCAGAGGTCGCGCCGGCCCTCGCGCGCGTCGGCGCGGGCCAGTGACCAGCGGGTGAGATTGATGCCGACCGAGCGGACGGGTTCCGGTGGGAACGGCAGTGGCTTACGGCGGACCAGATCGAGCCCGGTCAACGGGGTGTCCCCGCCGGCCAGCAGGTCGAGCAGCACCCGGGCGCCGAAGCGGGTGGCGCCCACGCCGAGACCGGTGTAGCCGGCCGCGTACGCCAGCCGACCGCCGTACGCGGTGCCGAAGAACGGGCAGAACCGGGTGCAGGTGTCGATGACGCCACCCCAGCGGTGGCTGAAGCGCACGTCGGCGAGCTGCGGGAACGTGGTGAAGAAGTGCGTCGCGAGGGTGGCGAAGGTGGCCGGACGCTGCTCCAGCTCCGGCGCGACCCGGTTGCCGTAGTGGTAGACCGCGTCGTACCCGCCGAAGAGGATCCGCCCGTCGGAGGTGATCCGGTAGTAGTGGAACTGGTTGCCGGTGTCGGCCAGTCCCTGCCGGTTGCGCCAGCCGACCGCGTCCCGCTGCGCCGGGGTGAGCGGCTCGGTCATCAGCACGTGGTCGTAGACCGGCACCAGGTACGCCCGCAGCCTGCGCAGCAGCGGCGGGAAGGCGTTGGTGGCCAGCACCACCCGCCGGGCCCGTACCGACCCGGGCGCGGCGTCCGGCCCGCCTGCCGTCCGCGCCCGCAGCGCGCCGCCGTCGGCGCGCAGCCCGGTCACCCGCGTGTGCTCGTGCACCCGGACGCCGAGGTCGAGGCAGGCACGGCGCAGCCCCCACGCCAGCCTCGCCGGATCCAGCATGGCCACCCGGCCGGCGTCGAACATCCCGCCCAGGTACGTCGGCGAGTTCACCTCGGCGCGCACCTCGTCGCGGTCCAGCAGCCGCACCTGGTGGCCGTACCGGCGGGCCAGCTCCGCGTCGGCGGCGAGCCCGGCCAACTGGTACGGCTCGACGGCCACGGCCAGCTCGCCGGTGCGCTCGAAGTCGCAGTCAATGCCGAATTCGGCGACGGTGGCGGCGATGGCGTCCAGGTTCTCCCGGCCGAGACGCTCCAGCTCGCCTACCTCGTCGGGGAACCGGTCGACGCCGTTCGCCAGGCCGTGGGTGAGCGAGGAGGCGCAGAACCCGCCGTTGCGCCCGGACGCGGCCCAGCCGCAGGTGCCCGCGTCGACCAGCAGCACGTCGCGGTCGGGCTCGGCCTGCTTGGCCAGCAGGGCGGCCCAGAGCCCGCTGTACCCGCCGCCGATCACCAGCAGGTCGGCGTGCTGCGGGCCGGCGAGCGGTGGCAGCGGGTCGGGGCGGTCCGGGCGGTCGAGCCAGTACGGCAGCGGGGCCGCGTCGGCGAGCGCCCGGCCGGTATGCGGGACGGTCATGACTGCCGGCGCGCCTGGGCGACCGGTGCCGCGCTGGCCAGCAGGTTGGCGCGGCGGGAGCGCCGGCCGCGCAGCGAGCTGAGCCCGACCAGCAGCAACGCGATCGCGAACATCGCGGTGCCGATGACGTTGACCTGCGGCGGGATGCCCCGCTGGGCGGCGCCCCAGACGTACATCGGGAACGTGACTGTGGTGCCCGCGTTGAAGTTCGTGATGATGAAGTCGTCGAAGCTGAGCGAGAAGGCCAGCAGCGCGGCGGCCACGATGCCGGGCAGCACCAGCGGCAGGGTGATCCGCCGGAAGGTCTGCCACTCGCTGGCGTACAGGTCCATGGCGGCCTCCTCCAGCCGCCGGTCCATCCCGGCCAGCCGCGCCTTGACGGTGACCACCACGAACGAGACGCAGAACATCACGTGCGCGATGACGATCGTCCAGAAGCCCTGCGGCACCCCGGCGGAGACGAAGAGGGCCAGCAGCGAGGTGCCCATCACCAGCTCCGGGGTGGCCATCGGCAGAAAGATCAGCACGTTGATCCCGGACCGACCCCGGAAGCGGTGCCGGACCAGCGCGAACGCCATCAGGGTGCCGAGCACTGTGGCGACCACCGTGGCGATGAAGCCGATCTGCACGCTGCGGACCACCGCGTCGCACATGTCCGACGTGGCGCACGGCTGACGCCAGTTGTCGACTGTGAACTCGTTGAAGTCGTACGACAGCCGGCTGGACGGGCGGTTGAACGACAACCCGGCCACCACCAGGATCGGCAGCGCCAGGTAGCCGAGCACCAGCAGCGCCACGATCATCACCCAGCGGTCGGCCAGCCAACGGGAAAGCCTCACAGCACCTCCTCCGTGCCGGCCCTGCGCAGGTAGCCGAAGACCACCGCGAGGATCGCCGCCATCAGCAGGAACGACAGCGCGGCGCCCTGCGGGTAGTCCAGCCGGACCAGGAACGCCGAGTCGATGACGTTGCCGATCATGTACTCGTTCGGGGTGCCGAGCAGCTCGGCGTTGATGTAGTCGCCGCTGGCCGGGATGAAGAACAGCAGCGTGCCGGCGACCAGGCCCGGCATGGACAGCGGCAGGGTCACCCGGCGGAACGCGTGCAACGGGCTGGCGTACAGGTCGCTGGCCGCCTCCAGCAGCCGGTGGTCGAGCCGCTCCAGGCTCGCGTACAGCGGCAGCACCAGGAACGGCAGGAAGTTGTACGTCAGGCCGAGCACCACCGCGAACGGGGTGGCCAGCAACCGGCCGTCCGGGGCGAGCAGGTGCACGTCGCGCAGCAGGCCGACCAGCGCGCCGTTGTCCGACAGGATGGTCTTCCAGGCCAGCGTACGGACCAGGAAGCTGGTGAACATCGGCGCGACCACGCAGACCAGCAGCAGGTTCTTCCACCGGCCGGCCTTCTGCGCGATGGCGTACGCGAGCGGGTAACCCAGCAGCAGCGCCAGCACCAGGGCCACGCCCGCGTAGCCGAACGAGCGCAGGAACTGCGGCCAGTACGCCTGCAACACGTCCGGGTAGTTGCCGAACGCCCAGGTGAACGCGTACCCGGTGGAGAGCGAGCCGCTGGGGTCGTAGAGGCTGGCCGCGGCGAGCTGCACCAGCGGCACGCCGAAGAACACCAGCAGCCAGGCAGCGCCGGGCAGCAGCAACAGGTACGGCAGCAGGCGGTGCCGCCCGGACCGGGCGGCCGGCGGCGTGGGCGGCGGCTGCCCCGATCCCGTGGGCACCTGGGCCAGGACGGTCACGACGACGCACCCACCGGCTCGTCGACCACCGGCGAGGTCCGGTCGCTGTCGGCGGCGTCCCGGGGCAGCAGGAACGCGTGCCGTGGATCCCAGTACGCCACGGCTTCGCTGCCGACCGGCACCTGAGCCGCCGCCCCGCTGTTGGCCGTGAACACCGACAGCTCGGTGCCCCAGCCGGTGCGCAGCAGGTACTGGGTGCTGACCCCGACGTAGGAGGCATCGGTGACGACTCCGGTGACGTGCTGGTGACCCGCAGGCACCTGGTCGGCGGAGCCGACCAGATTCAGCTTCTCCGGGCGTACCCCCAGGTGGACCGGGCCACGTTCGGCCCGGGACCGGCCGGCGGGCACCGAGAAGCGCGCGCCGTGCGCCGTCACCGCCACCTCGCCGGCAGCGGTGCCGGCGGCCTCGCCGGCGAGCAGGTTGGACTGGCCGAGGAAGTTCGCCACGAAAGCGGTGGCCGGGAACTCGTAGATGTCGGCCGGGGCGCCGAGCTGCTCGATCCGGCCGGCGTTCATCACCGCGACGGTGTCGGCCATCGTCATGGCCTCCTCCTGGTCGTGCGTGACGTGCACGAACGTGATGCCCACCTCGGTCTGGATCCGCTTCAGCTCGATCTGCATCTGCCGACGCAACTTGAGGTCGAGAGCCCCCAGCGGCTCGTCGAGCAGCAGCACCTGCGGCTGGTTGATGAGCGCACGGGCCAGCGCGACCCGCTGCTGCTGACCGCCGGAGAGCTGGGCCGGGCGGCGGTTGCCGTAGTCGTCGAGCTGCACCAGCGACAGCATCCGCATGACCTCGTCGTCGACCGAGCGGATGCCGCGACGACGCAGCCCGAACGCCACGTTCTCGAAGATGTTCAGGTGCGGAAAGAGCGCGTAGCTCTGGAACACGGTGTTGACCGGCCGCTTGTACGGCCGCAGCCGCGCGATGTCGCGGTCGCCGAGCAGCACCTGACCGCTGGTCGGCTCCTCCAGGCCGGCGATCATCCGCAGCGTGGTGGTCTTGCCGCAGCCGGACGCGCCGAGCAGGGCGAAGAACGAGCCCTGCGGGACGGTCAGGCTGAGGTCGTCGACCGCGGTGAAGATGCCGAACCGCTTGGTGAGGTTGGCCAGGCGCAGGTCGCCGGCCGGTGTCTCGCGCGTCATCCCCGTCACGCCCCGATGACCTGCTGGAACTTGCCCTCGTACTCCTTCTCCTGCTTCTCGTCCAGGGCCATGAACACCTTGGACTTCGACAGCAGCGCATCGTCCGGGAAGATCAGCGGGTTGGCGGCCAGCTCGGGGTCGATCTTCTCCATCTCGGCCTGCGCACCCTTGACCGGGCAGATGTAGTTGACGTACGCGGCGAGCGTCGCGGCGACGGCCGGCTCGTAGTAGTAGTTGATCAGCGCCTCGGCGTTGCCCTTGTGGGTGGCCTTGTTGGGGACCATCATGTTGTCGCTGAACAGCATCACGCCGGAGTCGGGCGCGACGAACTGCACCTTCGCGTTCTCGCTGGAGAGCTGGATGACGTCCCCGGACCAGCCGATGCACGCGGCGATGTCACCCTTGGCCAGGTCGGGTGCGTAGTCGTTGCCGGTGAACTTGCGGATCTGCCCGGAGTCGACGGCCTTCTTGAGCTTGTTGAGCGCGTCGTCGAACTGGGCGGTGGTGAAGTTGGCCGGGTCGTGCCCGTTGGACCCGAGCAGCAGGCCCATGGTGTCGCGCATCTCGCTGAGCGCGGTCACCTTGCCCTTGAGATCGGGACGGGTGAGCAGCTCGTCGACGGTGCGCAGCTCCTTGGTGACGCTGCCGTTGTACGCCAGGCCGGCAAGGCCGGACTGCCACGGGATGGAGATCCGGTTCTCGGGGTCGAAGGAGCGCTTGAGCAGCGACGGGAGCAGGTTGGCCTGGACGTTCGGGATCTTCGCCGGATCGAGCTTCTGGATCCAGCCGAGCCGGATCATCCGGGCCGCCATCCAGTCGGTCAGCACGATGAGGTCCCGGTCCGTGCTCTGGCAGGCCGCGAGCTGGTTCTGCACCTTGCCGAAGAACTCGTTGTTGTCGTTGATGTCCTCGGTGTACGTGACCTGAATGCCGGTCTTGGTGATGAATCCGTCCAGGCTGGGCCGCTTGGACTCGTCCTTCTCGTCCACGTCCATGTACTGCGGCCAGTTGGAGAAGGCAAGCTTCTTCTCGGTGCCGGAAAGGTCTTCGCTGACGCAGCCGGCCTCGGTCTGCTGCGCGCCCTTGGTGCCGCAGCCGGCGAGGCTGCCGCCCGTGGCGAGGAGCGCGGCCGAACCGAGAGTGCCGGTGAGCAGTCCACGCCGGGTGAGGGGCCGGAGGGGAGTACGCATGACGACTCCTAAGGGGTCATCGTCGGCGGGCGGGACGAGGGTGGCGCGCCGGCGGGAGGGTCAGGTGCCATGGACGACTGATCCTGACATGAGGTGACCTTCCTTACAAGGGATTCCGTTGCGGGAATAGCGATGCACGACGAAATACGCCAGACTGCGCGAGGACACACGCGCGACATCACGAT
Above is a window of Micromonospora coriariae DNA encoding:
- a CDS encoding NAD(P)/FAD-dependent oxidoreductase, with translation MTVPHTGRALADAAPLPYWLDRPDRPDPLPPLAGPQHADLLVIGGGYSGLWAALLAKQAEPDRDVLLVDAGTCGWAASGRNGGFCASSLTHGLANGVDRFPDEVGELERLGRENLDAIAATVAEFGIDCDFERTGELAVAVEPYQLAGLAADAELARRYGHQVRLLDRDEVRAEVNSPTYLGGMFDAGRVAMLDPARLAWGLRRACLDLGVRVHEHTRVTGLRADGGALRARTAGGPDAAPGSVRARRVVLATNAFPPLLRRLRAYLVPVYDHVLMTEPLTPAQRDAVGWRNRQGLADTGNQFHYYRITSDGRILFGGYDAVYHYGNRVAPELEQRPATFATLATHFFTTFPQLADVRFSHRWGGVIDTCTRFCPFFGTAYGGRLAYAAGYTGLGVGATRFGARVLLDLLAGGDTPLTGLDLVRRKPLPFPPEPVRSVGINLTRWSLARADAREGRRDLWLRTLDRLGLGFDS
- a CDS encoding ABC transporter permease, with the protein product MRLSRWLADRWVMIVALLVLGYLALPILVVAGLSFNRPSSRLSYDFNEFTVDNWRQPCATSDMCDAVVRSVQIGFIATVVATVLGTLMAFALVRHRFRGRSGINVLIFLPMATPELVMGTSLLALFVSAGVPQGFWTIVIAHVMFCVSFVVVTVKARLAGMDRRLEEAAMDLYASEWQTFRRITLPLVLPGIVAAALLAFSLSFDDFIITNFNAGTTVTFPMYVWGAAQRGIPPQVNVIGTAMFAIALLLVGLSSLRGRRSRRANLLASAAPVAQARRQS
- a CDS encoding ABC transporter permease yields the protein MTVLAQVPTGSGQPPPTPPAARSGRHRLLPYLLLLPGAAWLLVFFGVPLVQLAAASLYDPSGSLSTGYAFTWAFGNYPDVLQAYWPQFLRSFGYAGVALVLALLLGYPLAYAIAQKAGRWKNLLLVCVVAPMFTSFLVRTLAWKTILSDNGALVGLLRDVHLLAPDGRLLATPFAVVLGLTYNFLPFLVLPLYASLERLDHRLLEAASDLYASPLHAFRRVTLPLSMPGLVAGTLLFFIPASGDYINAELLGTPNEYMIGNVIDSAFLVRLDYPQGAALSFLLMAAILAVVFGYLRRAGTEEVL
- a CDS encoding ABC transporter ATP-binding protein, translating into MTRETPAGDLRLANLTKRFGIFTAVDDLSLTVPQGSFFALLGASGCGKTTTLRMIAGLEEPTSGQVLLGDRDIARLRPYKRPVNTVFQSYALFPHLNIFENVAFGLRRRGIRSVDDEVMRMLSLVQLDDYGNRRPAQLSGGQQQRVALARALINQPQVLLLDEPLGALDLKLRRQMQIELKRIQTEVGITFVHVTHDQEEAMTMADTVAVMNAGRIEQLGAPADIYEFPATAFVANFLGQSNLLAGEAAGTAAGEVAVTAHGARFSVPAGRSRAERGPVHLGVRPEKLNLVGSADQVPAGHQHVTGVVTDASYVGVSTQYLLRTGWGTELSVFTANSGAAAQVPVGSEAVAYWDPRHAFLLPRDAADSDRTSPVVDEPVGASS
- a CDS encoding polyamine ABC transporter substrate-binding protein gives rise to the protein MRTPLRPLTRRGLLTGTLGSAALLATGGSLAGCGTKGAQQTEAGCVSEDLSGTEKKLAFSNWPQYMDVDEKDESKRPSLDGFITKTGIQVTYTEDINDNNEFFGKVQNQLAACQSTDRDLIVLTDWMAARMIRLGWIQKLDPAKIPNVQANLLPSLLKRSFDPENRISIPWQSGLAGLAYNGSVTKELRTVDELLTRPDLKGKVTALSEMRDTMGLLLGSNGHDPANFTTAQFDDALNKLKKAVDSGQIRKFTGNDYAPDLAKGDIAACIGWSGDVIQLSSENAKVQFVAPDSGVMLFSDNMMVPNKATHKGNAEALINYYYEPAVAATLAAYVNYICPVKGAQAEMEKIDPELAANPLIFPDDALLSKSKVFMALDEKQEKEYEGKFQQVIGA